One Tunturibacter gelidoferens genomic region harbors:
- a CDS encoding YukJ family protein, translating to MPITNYSVLAGKPTAGKVVTGASTHYQITMQAPGGPFTVAVNIQSVDGSEVLYDIVEDFTPPDLAGVTTLPMGMTALKSEAGGLALDFVRSTVNGGPMITKAQMTLLPQLKAQAKGGSAEEQMVQRARAKALENAVVTLLNMTIADKDGVIYVFGSAYADSGKVDGIHDIHMNQGNPVGGSGGGFSGDNGVWQDGALFINLPSKGAWTAVFIAFQTESWSTDSAGNPV from the coding sequence ATGCCGATTACGAACTACAGTGTGCTGGCGGGAAAGCCGACTGCGGGCAAGGTGGTTACGGGCGCGAGTACGCACTACCAGATCACGATGCAGGCTCCGGGTGGGCCATTTACGGTGGCGGTGAATATTCAGTCGGTGGATGGTTCGGAGGTGTTGTACGACATTGTTGAAGACTTTACGCCGCCGGATTTGGCGGGAGTGACCACGCTGCCGATGGGAATGACGGCGCTGAAGAGTGAGGCGGGTGGGCTGGCACTGGATTTTGTCCGGAGTACCGTGAATGGCGGGCCGATGATTACGAAAGCGCAGATGACTCTGCTGCCGCAACTGAAGGCGCAGGCGAAGGGTGGAAGCGCGGAGGAGCAGATGGTGCAGCGGGCGCGGGCGAAGGCGCTTGAAAACGCTGTGGTGACGCTGCTGAATATGACGATCGCCGATAAGGACGGCGTGATCTATGTGTTCGGGAGCGCGTACGCGGATTCGGGGAAGGTGGATGGGATTCACGATATCCATATGAATCAGGGGAATCCTGTGGGTGGCAGCGGCGGCGGGTTCAGTGGGGATAATGGCGTTTGGCAGGATGGGGCGCTGTTTATTAATCTGCCGTCGAAGGGGGCCTGGACGGCTGTGTTTATTGCGTTTCAGACGGAGAGCTGGAGCACGGATTCGGCGGGAAATCCGGTCTAG
- a CDS encoding DNA recombination protein RmuC, translating to MLAALLALAAANLICLVLLLLRKQPAPATDPRLAQLPDHLTRLDARNDALDRHLRSELAQLRTGAADEARRTREAAAADFTSLRTEITATIAELSGLLQNGLNAFRSDNKTSDEVLRTAVQQNLDAIAQRLTYFIGEVNRNQIEAREALHSRLNELSGEANDQQEKLRFTVEDRLTKLNDANTAKLEEMRVTVDEKLHATLQTRLTESFGQVTTHLGEVQKGLGEMKELATGVGDLKRVLSNVKSRGVVGEFQLGQQLEQMFSPEQYIKNARIKPGTLESVEYALKFPSGEGQTGPDSYTLLAIDAKFPKEDWERLEHAYEAGTVEEIAAAGRAFERGIRAEGKRICDKYIDPPTTMPHAIMFLPTENLYAEVVRRPGLQSEIQSSCRVTIAGPSTFMAILTSFQMGFHTLAIQKKGDEVWRVLSSAKKEFETYGGLMQKVEDQVGTVQNTIQKLGVRTRAINKALKNVSSIDPGVPLSNLIGFEDISGVAPLLAASGEED from the coding sequence ATGCTCGCAGCCCTGCTTGCCCTCGCCGCCGCCAATCTGATCTGCCTCGTCCTCCTTCTGCTCCGCAAGCAACCTGCCCCGGCGACGGACCCACGTCTCGCCCAGCTTCCCGACCATCTCACCCGCCTCGACGCGCGAAACGACGCGCTCGACCGTCACCTCCGCAGCGAACTCGCCCAGTTGCGCACCGGCGCCGCCGACGAAGCCCGCCGTACCCGCGAAGCAGCAGCAGCAGACTTCACCAGCCTGCGCACCGAGATCACCGCAACCATCGCCGAACTCAGCGGACTTCTACAGAACGGGCTCAACGCCTTTCGCAGCGACAATAAGACCTCCGACGAAGTCCTCCGCACCGCCGTTCAGCAAAACCTCGACGCCATCGCGCAGCGCCTCACCTACTTCATCGGCGAGGTCAACCGCAACCAGATCGAGGCTCGCGAAGCCCTCCACAGCCGCCTCAACGAGCTCTCCGGCGAAGCCAACGACCAGCAGGAGAAGCTCCGCTTCACCGTCGAAGACCGCCTCACAAAACTCAACGACGCCAATACCGCCAAGCTCGAAGAGATGCGTGTCACGGTCGACGAAAAACTCCACGCCACACTCCAGACCCGCCTCACTGAATCCTTCGGCCAGGTCACCACGCACCTCGGAGAAGTCCAGAAGGGCCTCGGTGAGATGAAGGAGCTAGCCACCGGCGTCGGTGATCTCAAGCGCGTTCTCTCTAACGTCAAATCACGCGGCGTCGTCGGCGAGTTCCAGCTCGGCCAGCAGCTAGAGCAGATGTTCTCTCCCGAGCAGTACATCAAAAACGCCCGCATCAAACCCGGAACCCTCGAGTCCGTCGAATACGCGCTCAAGTTCCCCTCCGGCGAAGGTCAGACCGGCCCCGACAGCTACACCCTCCTCGCCATCGACGCCAAGTTCCCCAAAGAGGACTGGGAGCGCCTCGAACACGCCTACGAAGCCGGAACCGTCGAAGAGATCGCTGCGGCAGGCCGGGCCTTTGAGCGCGGCATCCGTGCCGAAGGCAAGCGCATCTGCGACAAATACATCGATCCACCCACCACCATGCCGCACGCCATCATGTTCCTGCCCACCGAGAATCTCTACGCCGAGGTCGTCCGCCGCCCCGGCCTCCAGTCCGAGATACAGTCCAGTTGCCGCGTCACCATCGCCGGGCCGTCAACCTTCATGGCCATCCTCACCAGCTTCCAGATGGGCTTTCACACCCTCGCTATTCAAAAGAAGGGCGACGAGGTCTGGCGCGTCCTCTCCAGCGCCAAAAAAGAGTTCGAGACCTACGGAGGCCTCATGCAGAAAGTCGAAGATCAGGTCGGCACCGTCCAGAACACCATCCAAAAGCTCGGGGTCCGTACGCGCGCTATTAACAAAGCCCTCAAAAACGTCTCCTCGATCGACCCTGGCGTCCC